TGCGCAGTACGAGTTCGATCTGGGCAAGGCCGCACGATCATTCCGCGCATCGACGTCAACCACGAGGACGCGTTCGAGCGCAATGCCAACAACGTCGATGCCGCGACCGGCGGCAAGGACATCTTCGGCGTGATCCCCAGCCGCACGCTGGTCAACGCCCGCGTGGCCTATGCGACGGCGGAGAAGGATTGGGAGCTGGCGGTAGAAGTCCGCAACCTGACCAACAAGCTCTACTATTCCGACATTTTCGACAATCGCGGATCGACCAATTTCGATCCAGGGCGTTCCGGGTGAACCGCGCACCTGGGCCGTCACGCTCAAGCGCCGTTTCTAGGAACGACTGATCCGGCGAAGGACGGCCTGCGGGTCGTCCTTCGCCGGACTTTCGGCCCGGTCGGAGACCGGCGACCCGCACTATCGCAGGAAAGGAATCACCGTGTCGTCTCGACCCGTTGCCAACCCCGCCGTTTCGGCATCCGATGTTCCCGCCGGAACCCCATCGTCGCCGGCCTGCCGATGCCGGAGTTCAGGCGGATT
This window of the Novosphingobium sp. EMRT-2 genome carries:
- a CDS encoding TonB-dependent receptor; its protein translation is MIPSRTLVNARVAYATAEKDWELAVEVRNLTNKLYYSDIFDNRGSTNFDPGRSG